A section of the Penaeus chinensis breed Huanghai No. 1 chromosome 17, ASM1920278v2, whole genome shotgun sequence genome encodes:
- the LOC125033920 gene encoding cell division cycle protein 27 homolog isoform X2, whose amino-acid sequence MLVQEPVQAAIWHCLNHYAYVDATFLAERLLAEVDSDEALHLVATSYYRSGKPGRAYSVLHTHGTRTPQLRFLMARCCYDLGKLEEAETVLTGGSVLHPKTVDELANEYGDLACFALQLLGLICARTERLLRAADAFKRSLKLNPFLWQSFVALCDQGDKIDPSKVFRLDLLETFSNCHGNTVLTLVNSANPANNVSVNSDSGVTNNTLNSVSVNTPSDGVQQTHIPTPVQNTPNNLLPIINTPVQSLSNMSTPVPISSQNTPVAVMVTPVQDRGGGETGDGVFQAPKKKKFVRIKSMLGGPWSVSPMTPSFGVLPLDVTSPVGDSEQSPLNSSVAFLTPSPLTLSQLDTEPNTKVPPPISKRILCRTTKDSPLVLNKPAVFAPAGNNSNFQSPPTGQPNPNVRRSSRLFGNSNSVKENNKSRFVAPKSPARKAKTRSSKSQSSLSELNEKNKSENQDIISPSDKPLLEKPTTPQNLAQQAHTIQKQSAEGLMALLRDMGAAYQQLAQYNCARAIELLTALPTQHYRTGWVLSHIGKAHFEMNNYQQAVKYFSEVREREPHRLDIMEYYSTALWHLQKEVQLSALAQDLIEEDRECPQAWCTTGNCFSLQKEHEAAIRFFSRAIQVDPNFAYAYTLLGHEHIATEELDKALSCYRSAVRIDPRHYNAWYGIGLVLFKQERFAQAESHFKKALGIHPHSSVLMCHVAVVEHALQKSSAALATLNRALAVEPRNPLCKYHRASILHATDRHQEALAELNQLKEIVPKESNVYFLLGKVHKKLGQTHLALMNFSWAMDLDPKGANNQFKEAIDPAINRFPVDDEDTTNNNPHDNGSEASSLAPAESSQESLILEPQQLPNMESLSDDSL is encoded by the exons TGGACTCAGATGAGGCGCTGCACCTGGTGGCAACATCCTACTACCGGTCAGGGAAGCCAGGTAGAGCATACTCTGTCCTCCACACCCATGGCACACGCACACCGCAGCTCAGGTTCCTTATGGCCAGATGTTGCTATGATCTTGGGAA GTTGGAAGAGGCAGAGACAGTCCTGACGGGGGGAAGTGTTCTTCATCCCAAGACTGTGGATGAACTAGCAAATGAGTATGGAGATCTAGCTTGCTTTGCCTTGCAGCTCTTGGGACTCATATGCGCTAGAACAGAAAGACTGTTAAGAGCAGCAGATGCTTTCAAGAGATCATTGAAGCTCAATCCATTTTTATGGCAGTCATTTGTTGCACTCTGTGATCAGGGGGACAAAATTGATCCCTCGAAAGTTTTCAGGTTGGACTTGTTAGAAACTTTTTCAAATTGTCATGGTAACACGGTGCTAACCTTAGTTAATAGTGCCAATCCTGCAAACAATGTCAGTGTCAACTCGGACTCAGGAGTCACCAATAATACGTTAAATAGTGTATCAGTGAATACCCCCTCTGATGGTGTTCAGCAGACTCACATTCCAACTCCTGTTCAGAACACTCCCAATAATTTATTACCCATTATTAATACACCAGTACAGAGCCTAAGTAACATGAGTACTCCAGTACCCATCTCGTCTCAGAATACTCCTGTGGCTGTAATGGTCACACCTGTGCAGGATAGAGGTGGTGGGGAGACTGGTGATGGAGTCTTTCAGgcccccaaaaagaaaaagtttGTGAGAATTAAGAGCATGTTGGGAGGACCGTGGTCGGTGAGCCCCATGACCCCCAGCTTTGGGGTACTACCTCTGGATGTTACCAGCCCTGTTGGTGACAGTGAGCAGTCACCTCTAAACAGTTCTGTGGCCTTCCTTACGCCTTCACCACTCACCCTTTCCCAGCTAGACACTGAACCAAACACCAAAGTTCCTCCACCAATAAGTAAAAGG ATATTATGTAGAACAACAAAAGACTCTCCCCTTGTATTAAACAAGCCTGCAGTGTTTGCACCAGCTGGAAATAATAGCAACTTCCAAAGCCCCCCAACTGGGCAGCCAAACCCAAATGTTCGCAGATCATCTAGACTCTTTGGCAACAGCAATTCTGTTAAG GAAAACAACAAAAGCCGCTTTGTAGCACCAAAGTCTCCTGCTAGGAAAGCAAAAACTAGATCCTCCAAAAGTCAGTCCAGCTTGTCAGAGCTAAATGAGAAGAACAAGAGCGAGAACCAAGACATCATTTCGCCGTCAGACAAACCGCTTTTGGAGAAGCCAACCACTCCACAGAATCTCGCACAACAAGCACACACTATACAGAAACAGTCTGCTG AGGGCTTGATGGCACTTCTTCGAGATATGGGTGCAGCATATCAGCAGTTAGCACAATACAACTGTGCCCGTGCTATAGAGCTACTTACTGCCCTCCCCACGCAACACTACCGCACAGGCTGGGTCTTGTCACACATTGGCAAGGCACACTTTGAAATGAACAATTATCAACAGGCAGTGAA ATATTTCAGcgaagttagagaaagagaaccaCACCGACTGGATATTATGGAATATTATAGTACAGCACTATGGCACTTGCAGAAAGAAGTTCAGCTATCAGCACTTGCTCAG GATCTgatagaggaagacagggaaTGTCCCCAAGCCTGGTGTACGACTGGGAACTGCTTCTCTCTCCAGAAGGAGCATGAAGCTGCAATTAGGTTTTTCTCAAGAGCCATTCAG GTTGATCCAAACTTTGCATATGCCTACACTTTGTTGGGCCACGAGCACATTGCAACAGAAGAGTTGGACAAGGCTTTGAGTTGCTACAGAAGTGCTGTCAGAATAGATCCACGACACTACAATGCATG GTATGGTATTGGTTTAGTACTGTTCAAGCAAGAAAGGTTTGCTCAAGCAGAGTCTCATTTCAAGAAAGCACTTGGTATTCACCCGCACAGTTCTGTTCTCATGTGCCATGTGGCTGTG gTGGAGCATGCCCTTCAGAAGAGTAGTGCAGCACTTGCGACGCTGAACCGTGCACTAGCTGTAGAACCCCGAAATCCACTTTGTAAATATCACAGAGCATCTATCTTGCACGCAACAGATCGCCATCAAGAAGCCCTCGCAGAGCTAAATCAGCTTAAGGAGATAGTTCCTAAAGAGTCTAATGTCTATTTCCTGCTAGGGAAG GTGCACAAAAAATTGGGCCAGACCCACCTCGCATTAATGAATTTCTCATGGGCCATGGACCTTGATCCCAAAGGTGCCAATAATCAGTTCAAGGAAGCCATCGACCCAGCCATTAACCGTTTCCCTGTGGACGATGAGGACACCACCAATAATAACCCACATGATAATG GCAGTGAAGCCAGCTCTTTGGCCCCAGCAGAATCCTCCCAGGAATCACTCATACTAGAACCACAGCAATTGCCAAACATGGAGAGTTTAAGTGATGACAGCTTATAA
- the LOC125033920 gene encoding cell division cycle protein 27 homolog isoform X1, with product MLVQEPVQAAIWHCLNHYAYVDATFLAERLLAEVDSDEALHLVATSYYRSGKPGRAYSVLHTHGTRTPQLRFLMARCCYDLGKLEEAETVLTGGSVLHPKTVDELANEYGDLACFALQLLGLICARTERLLRAADAFKRSLKLNPFLWQSFVALCDQGDKIDPSKVFRLDLLETFSNCHGNTVLTLVNSANPANNVSVNSDSGVTNNTLNSVSVNTPSDGVQQTHIPTPVQNTPNNLLPIINTPVQSLSNMSTPVPISSQNTPVAVMVTPVQDRGGGETGDGVFQAPKKKKFVRIKSMLGGPWSVSPMTPSFGVLPLDVTSPVGDSEQSPLNSSVAFLTPSPLTLSQLDTEPNTKVPPPISKRILCRTTKDSPLVLNKPAVFAPAGNNSNFQSPPTGQPNPNVRRSSRLFGNSNSVKENNKSRFVAPKSPARKAKTRSSKSQSSLSELNEKNKSENQDIISPSDKPLLEKPTTPQNLAQQAHTIQKQSAEGLMALLRDMGAAYQQLAQYNCARAIELLTALPTQHYRTGWVLSHIGKAHFEMNNYQQAVKYFSEVREREPHRLDIMEYYSTALWHLQKEVQLSALAQDLIEEDRECPQAWCTTGNCFSLQKEHEAAIRFFSRAIQVDPNFAYAYTLLGHEHIATEELDKALSCYRSAVRIDPRHYNAWYGIGLVLFKQERFAQAESHFKKALGIHPHSSVLMCHVAVVEHALQKSSAALATLNRALAVEPRNPLCKYHRASILHATDRHQEALAELNQLKEIVPKESNVYFLLGKVHKKLGQTHLALMNFSWAMDLDPKGANNQFKEAIDPAINRFPVDDEDTTNNNPHDNGGFLSSEASSLAPAESSQESLILEPQQLPNMESLSDDSL from the exons TGGACTCAGATGAGGCGCTGCACCTGGTGGCAACATCCTACTACCGGTCAGGGAAGCCAGGTAGAGCATACTCTGTCCTCCACACCCATGGCACACGCACACCGCAGCTCAGGTTCCTTATGGCCAGATGTTGCTATGATCTTGGGAA GTTGGAAGAGGCAGAGACAGTCCTGACGGGGGGAAGTGTTCTTCATCCCAAGACTGTGGATGAACTAGCAAATGAGTATGGAGATCTAGCTTGCTTTGCCTTGCAGCTCTTGGGACTCATATGCGCTAGAACAGAAAGACTGTTAAGAGCAGCAGATGCTTTCAAGAGATCATTGAAGCTCAATCCATTTTTATGGCAGTCATTTGTTGCACTCTGTGATCAGGGGGACAAAATTGATCCCTCGAAAGTTTTCAGGTTGGACTTGTTAGAAACTTTTTCAAATTGTCATGGTAACACGGTGCTAACCTTAGTTAATAGTGCCAATCCTGCAAACAATGTCAGTGTCAACTCGGACTCAGGAGTCACCAATAATACGTTAAATAGTGTATCAGTGAATACCCCCTCTGATGGTGTTCAGCAGACTCACATTCCAACTCCTGTTCAGAACACTCCCAATAATTTATTACCCATTATTAATACACCAGTACAGAGCCTAAGTAACATGAGTACTCCAGTACCCATCTCGTCTCAGAATACTCCTGTGGCTGTAATGGTCACACCTGTGCAGGATAGAGGTGGTGGGGAGACTGGTGATGGAGTCTTTCAGgcccccaaaaagaaaaagtttGTGAGAATTAAGAGCATGTTGGGAGGACCGTGGTCGGTGAGCCCCATGACCCCCAGCTTTGGGGTACTACCTCTGGATGTTACCAGCCCTGTTGGTGACAGTGAGCAGTCACCTCTAAACAGTTCTGTGGCCTTCCTTACGCCTTCACCACTCACCCTTTCCCAGCTAGACACTGAACCAAACACCAAAGTTCCTCCACCAATAAGTAAAAGG ATATTATGTAGAACAACAAAAGACTCTCCCCTTGTATTAAACAAGCCTGCAGTGTTTGCACCAGCTGGAAATAATAGCAACTTCCAAAGCCCCCCAACTGGGCAGCCAAACCCAAATGTTCGCAGATCATCTAGACTCTTTGGCAACAGCAATTCTGTTAAG GAAAACAACAAAAGCCGCTTTGTAGCACCAAAGTCTCCTGCTAGGAAAGCAAAAACTAGATCCTCCAAAAGTCAGTCCAGCTTGTCAGAGCTAAATGAGAAGAACAAGAGCGAGAACCAAGACATCATTTCGCCGTCAGACAAACCGCTTTTGGAGAAGCCAACCACTCCACAGAATCTCGCACAACAAGCACACACTATACAGAAACAGTCTGCTG AGGGCTTGATGGCACTTCTTCGAGATATGGGTGCAGCATATCAGCAGTTAGCACAATACAACTGTGCCCGTGCTATAGAGCTACTTACTGCCCTCCCCACGCAACACTACCGCACAGGCTGGGTCTTGTCACACATTGGCAAGGCACACTTTGAAATGAACAATTATCAACAGGCAGTGAA ATATTTCAGcgaagttagagaaagagaaccaCACCGACTGGATATTATGGAATATTATAGTACAGCACTATGGCACTTGCAGAAAGAAGTTCAGCTATCAGCACTTGCTCAG GATCTgatagaggaagacagggaaTGTCCCCAAGCCTGGTGTACGACTGGGAACTGCTTCTCTCTCCAGAAGGAGCATGAAGCTGCAATTAGGTTTTTCTCAAGAGCCATTCAG GTTGATCCAAACTTTGCATATGCCTACACTTTGTTGGGCCACGAGCACATTGCAACAGAAGAGTTGGACAAGGCTTTGAGTTGCTACAGAAGTGCTGTCAGAATAGATCCACGACACTACAATGCATG GTATGGTATTGGTTTAGTACTGTTCAAGCAAGAAAGGTTTGCTCAAGCAGAGTCTCATTTCAAGAAAGCACTTGGTATTCACCCGCACAGTTCTGTTCTCATGTGCCATGTGGCTGTG gTGGAGCATGCCCTTCAGAAGAGTAGTGCAGCACTTGCGACGCTGAACCGTGCACTAGCTGTAGAACCCCGAAATCCACTTTGTAAATATCACAGAGCATCTATCTTGCACGCAACAGATCGCCATCAAGAAGCCCTCGCAGAGCTAAATCAGCTTAAGGAGATAGTTCCTAAAGAGTCTAATGTCTATTTCCTGCTAGGGAAG GTGCACAAAAAATTGGGCCAGACCCACCTCGCATTAATGAATTTCTCATGGGCCATGGACCTTGATCCCAAAGGTGCCAATAATCAGTTCAAGGAAGCCATCGACCCAGCCATTAACCGTTTCCCTGTGGACGATGAGGACACCACCAATAATAACCCACATGATAATGGTGGGTTCCTAA GCAGTGAAGCCAGCTCTTTGGCCCCAGCAGAATCCTCCCAGGAATCACTCATACTAGAACCACAGCAATTGCCAAACATGGAGAGTTTAAGTGATGACAGCTTATAA